One part of the Lotus japonicus ecotype B-129 chromosome 2, LjGifu_v1.2 genome encodes these proteins:
- the LOC130738008 gene encoding co-chaperone protein p23-2 translates to MSRHPEVLWAQRSDKVYLTVALPDAKDVSVKCEPHGLFSFSASGVQHEPYSFSLELYGSIEPEGCKIKAGLRNILCSVQKGQKGWWKRLLKSEDKPAPYLKVDWNRWCDEDDEESASDLASDDDAPFGQDDGSSDDDGMLYLPDLEKARG, encoded by the exons ATGAG TCGCCACCCTGAAGTTCTGTGGGCACAGCGTTCTGATAAGGTTTACCTTACTGTTGCTCTACCTGATGCCAAGGATGTTTCTGTGAAGTGTGAACCTCATGGATTGTTCAGTTTCTCTGCTTCTGGTGTTCAACATGAACCCTACAGCTTTAGCTTAGAACTTTATGGATCAATTGAGCCAGAG GGTTGTAAAATTAAAGCTGGCTTAAGAAACATACTATGCTCAGTTCAAAAAGGCCAAAAAGGTTGGTGGAAGAGGCTACTGAAGTCTGAAGACAAGCCTGCACCCTACCTGAAAGTTGATTGGAACAGATGGTGTGATGAGGACGATGAAGAGTCAGCTT CTGATTTGGCATCTGATGATGATGCGCCG tttGGTCAAGATGATGGAAGCAGTGATGATGACGGAATGTTGT ATCTCCCTGACTTGGAAAAGGCTAGGGGCTAG